DNA from Plectropomus leopardus isolate mb unplaced genomic scaffold, YSFRI_Pleo_2.0 unplaced_scaffold18566, whole genome shotgun sequence:
ccttttgaaagaaatcaagccagttcgctcaggtttcaaagggttaaatatgttGAGAATGTCCAAAAAGATCGGTCCAAGTCTCACATTTGTGATCAATCTCtttctgtggaaaaaatgaaaacgcCGCTGCAGTCCTGCTAATCATGTGCAGAGATGTAAAGTATGTGTTTACTCAAACTTTTGCTGACACTTACAAAAGAAACATCTTGACATGTTACCTCATAAACAGATCAGTAAAAAGTTTTCTTGCTCCGCTCAGATCCTGCTCGCCGGAATGCAGATCAGCGCTAAAGACGTGCTGATCCCAGACGAGGAGCTGGCCTCCCTGAGGGCCGTGGAGAAGCTGGAGGTCCTCTGTGAGGACGTCCTGCCCAAGAGGCTCTCGGATATTCGGCGTCTGACGGCGGAGCTCGCCCAGCGCCGGCAGCCTCTGAGCTGGCAGGACTTTGAGAGAACGGTGCTGACCCTGGTGTACGCCACTCAGACGCTGGCTCGGGGCAGCGGCCCGCAGCAGAGGGAGGCGTGGACGGACGCTGTGATACAGCTGTTCAGAGCCGTTCAGAAAGACCTCAGACCCTCTTGAGGAATCAGAGGAtgtgcattttccaaaaaacgTGGTGATTTCATTTGCTCATGGTCGCCCAACAGTAGGCTTGTTGCCATTACAGATTTTGCGCAAAACTaaagcgatatttttgaaatatctataaaacacaattgcgagtgatgtgatgttatgcgacttctacTGTCGCGATAAAACTCCAAGAAGCACGATGATGGATGTTTAAGTCATCAGCAGGTTGATTTCTAACGCAGCTGCCGCACTAGCgttattatttccaatcgaaggcgacgtaggcgcgttattttatctttttgcaCTAACAGGAAATGATGCAATGCATGTTCAGTTAATCACATACCAAACTTTGGATTTTATTATTcacaaaaagaaagcaaaatatttttcaaaagttttctgCGATCTTCCGAAAACCGTCTCGCCGCTATCCACAGTGTACTCAAAGAGCTGTACGTTACTCTGGAGAAAGATGGTTGATTGTTGACCCAAAGCGTCGGTATTTTGCGATTTGGGAGTGAGACTCAACCATCAACTCTCTTTCTCCAGAGCTGCATGAAGCACCTTTATTTTGCAGCGTCCCCTCCACTCCCTTTATGCAATGTTTGGTGGGACAAATATTCACCAGCAGCACTCTCAAAAAGTGCATTCAGCATCTGTCCCAATACTCAAACGTGCTGTTTTGAGCACTGAAGTGCACATTTGCAAACCTCCAAGTGGTAGACAAGTAGGTCCCAGGTCTGAAAAATGACAGTTCACAGTACACTTAGTCGGCATTTGAAGCTCACAAATCCTTTTCCACTTTGAAGCTGTATACTCAGAGCTTTCCCGACAATATTTACTGTGCCAGCCCAAGTTTTTTAGCTTGTTATTTATGTACAAACACTATTATGGCAGAACCTTTGTTGGTTATCCATGAGGGCTAAAAATGTATTCTTCATGATGAGACTAGAATAtctgactgtaaaaataaacattacatgTGACATTGTTTTGTCAGTGATGTAAGATTTAATCAGTGACAAACCATTCAAGATCATTTTGCaatatgtctcttttttgtaaccctttgaaacctaaaacaGCAGTCTTCTGTGTCTGGACACCTTTCAcctgcatttaaacctttgaaagtAGCTCTacaagacagaaagagggagaaattaagacattaataattttaaaaattattagtAAAATGTCtagatgataataataatttatttatttttctatttttctgtaacctttCTTaaacctttttccttttctttcttttttggctaaatttgaggtatttttcttgttaattgtaacttttgttttttacagccatctgctcaggttttaaagggttaaagtacaTCTATGTGCATCttgattttgttgctttttgggggcattttgcCGTTATTAGACAATTTTACAGCTGGAAAGAGAAAG
Protein-coding regions in this window:
- the LOC121965090 gene encoding protein FAM180A-like, with protein sequence ILLAGMQISAKDVLIPDEELASLRAVEKLEVLCEDVLPKRLSDIRRLTAELAQRRQPLSWQDFERTVLTLVYATQTLARGSGPQQREAWTDAVIQLFRAVQKDLRPS